The window TGCAGTTGCAAGTATGTGATGTGTAGCACTGAATCTTTAAAAGGATGTCTGGCAAAACATCTGATTTGCCCAATTACATTGGGTATGTCATACGAATGTCATAATCCTGTGTGTGCTGGGAGTTGTGTGAGTTTGTCTTTATCCTCCATCTCTACCCTCAGACTCAGTTCCTccgttctctgcttgtttgtgcaGTTCTCCTGACCCCTCACAActtcatttagttttattttgtctTCCTGTTTTGACCAGAGTTCttctttttctgccttttcgCTCTCTCAGCCAAAGCAACCACACTGTTCAGCAAACACACCAAGGCCATCGTCTGGGGAATGCAGACACGTGCTGTGCAGGGCATGATGGATTTTGACTACGTTTGCTCCCGAGATGAACCTTCTGTGGCTGCCATGGTGTACCCCTTCACGTAGGTTAACTGACATTGTATCATTGAAGAGCTGGCGCTCCAGTGATTTAACTGTCTTGAAAAGGGTTTAATGCAGGGACCACAGCGTTGTACACTGTGAAAATCCTTTGTTTCTCACAATGTAGGATGTTGTAGGTAAAGCAAATCCACTTTGACCAGCTCTTTGTGGCAGTTTTGAGCTGTAGAGTTCTTCTTTTGAAATATGTTTTATATAAATTTTACTAATAGCACTATCTTTGACTTAAAgtgatatgccacccccaggccaaattaagtgtatccccgcattcccgagacataaataagtgtgtgggagcgttttcctggcgacccaggcattttccgaatctcacagcactgaccactgcttggttgcgcgtaatacatacatgctagcgtcgccagtgtcgccactcgaaatatttcgcccaacgtgaattagtttacttgatttaccttctaattactgtgtgagtggtgtactttcacatcgagtgcaaatgattgtgtaaatctacacagaaggcttgctttgctcatgtcggtttgggaactggtttccagtgcggaaaacacagccgaagcacactccccgctacgtctttgggaatccccaccccgacttcttcaaacaaaccagcgtgaagcagccagggggtggggattcccaatgacgtagcggggagtgtgcttcggctgtgttttccgcactggaaactagttcccaaaccgacatgagcaaagcaAGCCTCtttgtagatttacacagtcatttgcactcgatgtgaaagtacaccactcacacagtaattagaaggtaaatcaagtaaattaattcacgttgggcgaaatatttcgagtggcgacgctagcatgtatgtattacgcgcaaccaagcagtggtcagtgctgtgagattcagacaatgcctgggtcgccaggaaaacgctcccacacacttatttatgtatcgggaatgcggggatacacttaatttggcctgggggtggcgtatccctttaacataCTCTACTGTTGTTAGCTTAACtaatttcctattttttaaaaaagaaaaacaaatgttaaaaaaggcCGGACTTTTTTATTGAAACACTGCTTTTCTCACATCTTTATCAGGCTATTACTGCAGTTATTAGCTATTGTTTGGTATCACTTTTGAAACCATTCTTCTTTACATCCTGTGTTGCTTAGTGGAGATCACAAGCAGAAGTTCTATTGGGGCCATAAAGAGATCCTGCTGCCGGTTTATAAGAACATGGCCGATGCCATGAAGAAACACCCCGAGGTGGACGTCATGATCAGCTTTGCATCGCTGCGCTCGGCCTTTGACAGCACGGTGGAGGCCATACAGTATCCACAGGTACAAAAAGAAGCTGTTTACAAACTGCTGACATTCCAGCAAGTCTGCATGGGTCTGACATGTTTGATTATGTTTTCAGATTCACACCATTGCCATCATAGCTGAGGGCATCCCTGAAGCTCAGACCAGGAAGATGATCAAGATGGCTGATGAGAAAGGTGTCACTATCATTGGCCCTGCCACGGTATGGACCTTCATGACACAAAACGTACCTGTTTACAAACAGGCACTGTACAACTGGCCACTGTTTCTTAAAATGTACAGTTGGGTTTAGCTGTCTGCACATGACTCGGTGTAATTATTAACCCTGTCCACCAGGTCGGCGGCATCAAGCCGGGTTGTTTTAAGATTGGAAACACAGGTGGAATGCTTGACAACATCCTGGCCTCTAAACTGTACCGTCCTGGAAGCGTAGCCTATGTGTCACGCTCTGGAGGCATGTCCAATGAACTGAACAACATCATCTCACGTACAACAGATGGCGTCTATGAGGGTGTGGCCATTGGTGGAGACAGGTACCGGGACCTATTCTTAAATTGTTTCTTTAATAGTCCTGCTGGATTCTGTTTTCAAACGGCATTTTGGATGATGATATTGCTCCACGGGCACAATTTTTAAGCTTTGATGTtttcttgcttttgttttttctgtccaGATATCCAGGTTCTACATTCATGGACCATGTTCTGCGTTACCAGGACACTCCGGGGATTAAGATGATAGTGGTGCTGGGAGAGGTGAGAGTCACTCCAGAAATGCTTCCATATTTCATATCTGTGACAAGCAgtctcatttattttttttttttatatatatatatatatctttttctgACATCCAGATTGGAGGCACAGATGAGTACAAAATCTGCCAAGGCATCGGAGAACGCAGGATCACCAAACCTGTGGTGTGCTGGTGTATCGGTACCTGCGCCACCATGTTTGCTTCAGAGGTTTGTTGGCTGTATTGAGAAAATTAACTGTGTGGATTTTGTTGCTGTCCTTACCTAGCTTTCATGGTCACCGTTTAATGCTGCCATTTTCAGGTTCAGTTTGGCCATGCTGGGGCCTGCGCCAACCAGGCTTCAGAGACGGCTGTGGCCAAGAACCAGGCTCTAAGGGACGCTGGAGCTTATGTGCCGAAGAGCTTTGATGAGCTGGGGgatgtcatcaggtgggaaatTATCATAGGACACATTTTGTCATTGAATTGGTTAAGGACTTTTCACAGATTATTGGGTAAATATGattaaacagaactgtttatgATGAACTGGTGGCCAATGGTACCATCGTTCCTGCCCAGGAGGTGCCTCCCCCCACTGTACCGATGGATTATTCTTGGGCGCGGGTAAGAACCATGTCATTTATATTACTTGTAGAAAGCTACAAATTAATGCCTGGCGTTTAGTTACTGATAAGCGACATTGGACATTTGTTTTGATCCCTGTTGAAATCTTCCAGGAGTTGGGTTTGATTCGTAAGCCAGCCTCATTCATGACGAGCATCTGCGACGAGCGGGGCCAGGAGCTCATCTACGCTGGCATGCCCATCACAGAGGTCTTTAAAGAGGAAATGGGTTTAGGAGGAGTGCTGGGCTTACTGTGGTTCCAGCGCAGGTTAGTCTGACTACGGTTGAGGTACAGGTTGATGATGAGAAGATCAAATTCTGAGAGACGGAAATCTTGGCAGCTCGACTTTATTTCAGGTGAATAAGTTCTGCTGCCCTTCTGTTTAGGTTGCCGCGGTACGCCTGCCAGTTCATTGAGATGTGCTTGATGGTGACGGCTGATCACGGACCTGCTGTTTCTGGCGCTCACAACACAATCGTCTGTGCTCGTGCGGGCAAAGACCTGATCTCCAGCCTCACCTCTGGCCTGCTCACCATCGTCAGTACTGCTCACATATAGAAACACttttgtacacacacacacacacccacacacactatAACTCTTGGCTATCACATTAGCAAAGATGATTGATTTAATAATGACTTAGATGAGACTTTTTTATATTAACACATTGAAGGCTGTATATGGTGTTGTTtaatatttcatttattttctaccAACTAGGTTTCACTCCAGACCTGCAACTTTTCTTGATGATTTTACAACTGACCAGATTAATTCTGTACTGAAACCATACTTATGTCTGAACTCCAGGGGGATCGTTTTGGAGGCGCTCTTGATGCAGCAGCAAAGCAGTTCAGCAAAGCCTTTGACAGTGGCATGCTGCCCATGGAGTTTGTCAACAAGATGAAGAAGGATGGCAAGCTGATCATGGGCATTGGACACAGGGTCAAATCAGTAAGCAGCACTCAGTTTTTCACAGAACCTTAAATTAACACAATCCCCAAAAGATGTGCCATTTCTTTAGAGTTGATATTGTGAATATTTTGCAAAAAAAGACCCTCTTTTAGATTAATTTAATACGAGATTGAAGTAAGACGCAAAGTCGTTGTGTAAAACAATTTGTTTGCTTTTCAGATCAACAATCCAGATATGCGGGTGCAGATTCTGAAAGACTTTGTCAAGCAGCACTTCCCCTCCACCCAGCTACTAGACTACGCCCTAGACGTTGAGAAGATCACCACCTCCAAGGTATCAGTCAGCTGAAGAGCCCTAAAACTGAAAAATTGCGTTCACATGCCGTAAGCAAATAAACTCGAATCACATCAAAATGAAATGTGACTATTTGTTGCCATCACATTTGCAAGTTTAATCACAGTAATTCTATTTTTGAGGAGAACCGAGGATTAATTCAGGAATGGATTTTCAACATCAAATCATTTGTCTTCCTGCATTTAAGGTTTTTGAACTACGGACTTTCTGCTACCCGTTTGTACTTACTCCGACACTTTATTTGACACTAACAAGTCAAATAAAGAAGATCTTTGAAAATTAGAAGGCGCATTATATGAGAAAGAAGCAGTCTGACCAAATGAACATGGATTCAAATGTTTTGGTATTTACAGTATTTATGACCTTCCTCCTGACTCAGCTGTATTTGACAGTATTTGGCATCCCCGCCTTTTAAAACAGTAAGAAGatgtgctttttattttattttttcccacttGCAAGCAACTTAGTTTTTAACATCTTACTTTTTAGAAACCTAACCTGATCCTCAACGTGGATGGTTTTATTGGGGTTGCCTTTGTGGACCTGCTTAGGACATGTGGAGGCTTCACACGGTAAGAAAATAAGAGAAACAGGGCTTTGGAATCGttaaaaatatgtttgtgtTATGTTCAATTGGTTTGAAGGCATACTGGCTACTTCTTGAGAAGCTAATAGTAtaactttgtttttcctttagtaAAATTAAGGATTTCCCAAATGAAGCGTTTGTAATTTCTGTAGATAGTGTTGAAACTCTGTCTCTGACATAAAAATATGTATAAACATTCAATACAAGTCTTCTACCATACTAAGCTCTTTTACCACCAGTCACGAGGGCTTTAAAAATTGCTAATTTTTTTCTGACAAATACATTATGGTTTATTAAGAAACTTTCATGACCACGTTAACCAAATGTGTTTTTCATAAGACACGCTTTGGAGAATTCAGATCCTTGGATGTGTTGTCTGCTTTGTTGCGCTGCGTTCAGAGCACACTGTTGAGTATTGTTTCTCACATGAATGTTTAACTGTTTCCAGAGATGAGGCTGACGAGTTTGTGGAAATCGGTGCACTGAATGGGATCTTTGTCCTCGGCCGTAGTATGGGTTTTATTGGTGAGTCCCCTTCAGACGCAGACAAGACTCTAACTGTCCAAGTATCGTAACACGACTTGTAACTCGTCTCCACTCTATTAGGGCATTACCTGGACCAGAagaggctgaaacagggtcTGTACCGCCACCCATGGGATGACATCTCCTACGTGCTTCCTGAACACATGTCCATGTAAACCACACATCGCAGAGTGACTCTCATTCCTGGATGAGACTGTTTGGCAGCATTATCTCACTTAACATACACGTACTGTCCAGTTGCAACTGCAGCAGCTGGAGAGAAAACTGGGCACGATTATTCTGGAAAGTTGAAGCGCATGCTGATTGAGGGGAAATGGGCATACAGTTTCAGTCTAGATTTTATGGAAGAAAAAGGGGAAGTATATTTTTAGATTTAGTTTTTgacaaattatttaaaacattttgagatGTAACTTATTCAGTTTTGAATAAATAGCCAAACCAATGCAAATTACAGCAACTGCAGGAACCGAGTTGGTACATGAAAGCAAAAAAAGATGCCGATAAATCTGTTTTGCATAGTTGGCACAAGAGAGGGATTCATTTGGTATTTCTATCCCTACTGCTGCATTACAGAGTCTGGATAGTTAATCTGCATGAACTGCTGCTGTTGTGAAATCCGTTCAAGATCAGCAATACAGTAAAAAGTCTTTTTTATACTACTTACCTACTGATATTAACCATAATTTACAGTAATCGTTTGTCTGCTCAAGGCCCCATGAAAGCGTTCTTAAGCAAGCTTTCTGGCTTTTTGAGCTCTGCACCATAGCTTAAACACCGGATTTTACTCCCGCTCAGAGAGATCTGACATCAGTGTGAAACCAAAGGTACATTTGGCAACTGTTTTTGTTAGAACAGCACAGTCTGGTGGTAGATATTCTATATGTGTTATGAAAGGGAGGCATCATTATGGAATAGAAATAATTAAACATATAAAGGCTTCAGTGTTACCCCACCTTTGCCTTTTCTGGAACAACCATGGTTGCACATGAATGGTACTAATCAGCCACTGAGTTAGATGCCGTTTTGAGTTATTCCGAGTCTTTTCTCGGCAAGTTTCAGCTTATTTACGCTACCCGTTTTGGTGTTCTGAATAACTGTGTGACGAAACGGGAAGATGTAGAAGCATCCAAAGTGGGGTGGGGCGAATGAAATGCTTCGTGAATGAGCCCTGTGAGTCTTTCAGGCATCTTTTGGCGAGGGACCATGAAAGCAGGTTTGCTTTACCCGGGGAAATTATTGCACATAAACCAGATGTTggttatgttaaaaaaaaaaaaaaaaaaaagttctccaACTTTCACCAAAAACTTGAGTCCAGCTCACATCATTTTGTCACTGCTCACTGTAATTCCTGCTGTGTTTTGGTCTTTGTTTTtgccatttctttttatttaactgTGAAAAAtgctctttgttttgttgttttttttgtaataagtTGTCATAGTGgtaagataataaaaaaaacttatttcacttttcatttttgGCTGAATTGTTGCTCAAAAATGTTACCACAAATTGTTTGCTGTAAATGATTTAAAGAAGCTGTTAAAGAATTGTCCCTTTCTACGAGTTGATGAGAAAATGTCTATGTCGAGGAAGGGTATGAATTTCACGTCATGTCTGATGCACAGAAAAAACCCAgctcaaataataataaaataaacaaaaacagtggGACTATTTTCAGAACAGTAGCTGGATTTGGAGACATGGCTTACAAAGTTACAAGCTAAAAGCTGATAGCTTTTGTATAATTTTTCATCCATTAATGCACCATTTACTCCAAACAACAGACTATAACACAAGAATGTGGCTGTTATCAAATTTTAAAAGTttcttacagttttttttttaccacgcTATAGGCATGGCTAATAGACAACAGGGTCATAATATGGAGAATAAACTAAAGTGGCCTTATTAACCGCACTAACAAAAACTGCACATCACCGACAGTTGGATCGCTACAGCAGCACGCATGCGCGAAACCGGTGAATCCAGGAGAAAAGGTAAACGAAGCTAAAAATTAAGACGCGTTAATGCGAAGTTAATATTGAGGAATCGATAGCCTGAGTTAAAATTTTCATGTTTACGTCAGATGTTTAAGTCTGTTCTGTGTACAGGGGAATGATCATGAATCTGAGAGACTCCCGCCGACTTTTTTTCACCAAAAAAACGGACATTTGGAATTTTCATGAAGACGGAAGTGAGCGCTCCTCCTTTCCAGTCTAGCCTGTGAGCCCTGTGCGTGCATGCATGTCAGTCTTTGAATGTTTGTTGGCCTGTGCTGTATACACTTATGAGTTCTTCCCGAAGATAGTTCAGAGCCTTCATTTGCC of the Odontesthes bonariensis isolate fOdoBon6 chromosome 23, fOdoBon6.hap1, whole genome shotgun sequence genome contains:
- the aclyb gene encoding ATP-citrate synthase isoform X3; translated protein: MSAKAISEQTGKEFLYKYICASTAVQNRFRYASVTAETDWDCLTQEHPWLLTERLVVKPDQLIKRRGKLGLVGINLDLQGVKEWLKARIMKETTVGKAKGVLKNFLIEPFVPHAQEEEFYVCIYATREGDQVLFHHEGGVEVGDVDAKAQRLMVAVDDELSEGQVAEQLLEHVPDDKKEVLASFIVGLFKLYEDLYFTYLEINPLVVTQDGVYVLDMAAKIDATADFICKAKWGNVEFPPPFGREAYPEEAYIADLDAKSGASLKLTLLNPRGRIWTMVAGGGASVVYSDTICDLGGVDELANYGEYSGAPSEQQTYDYAKTILSLMTREKHPQGKVLIIGGSIANFTNVAATFKGIVRAIKDYQGPLKEHEVSIFVRRGGPNYQEGLRVMGEVGKTTGIPIHVFGTETHMTAIVGMALGHRPIPNLPPMDAHTANFLLNASSNTVTPATTRTASFSEAKTNNDVCPAKKSKAGLPAAKATTLFSKHTKAIVWGMQTRAVQGMMDFDYVCSRDEPSVAAMVYPFTGDHKQKFYWGHKEILLPVYKNMADAMKKHPEVDVMISFASLRSAFDSTVEAIQYPQIHTIAIIAEGIPEAQTRKMIKMADEKGVTIIGPATVGGIKPGCFKIGNTGGMLDNILASKLYRPGSVAYVSRSGGMSNELNNIISRTTDGVYEGVAIGGDRYPGSTFMDHVLRYQDTPGIKMIVVLGEIGGTDEYKICQGIGERRITKPVVCWCIGTCATMFASEVQFGHAGACANQASETAVAKNQALRDAGAYVPKSFDELGDVIRTVYDELVANGTIVPAQEVPPPTVPMDYSWARELGLIRKPASFMTSICDERGQELIYAGMPITEVFKEEMGLGGVLGLLWFQRRLPRYACQFIEMCLMVTADHGPAVSGAHNTIVCARAGKDLISSLTSGLLTIGDRFGGALDAAAKQFSKAFDSGMLPMEFVNKMKKDGKLIMGIGHRVKSINNPDMRVQILKDFVKQHFPSTQLLDYALDVEKITTSKKPNLILNVDGFIGVAFVDLLRTCGGFTRDEADEFVEIGALNGIFVLGRSMGFIGHYLDQKRLKQGLYRHPWDDISYVLPEHMSM
- the aclyb gene encoding ATP-citrate synthase isoform X2; the protein is MSAKAISEQTGKEFLYKYICASTAVQNRFRYASVTAETDWDCLTQEHPWLLTERLVVKPDQLIKRRGKLGLVGINLDLQGVKEWLKARIMKETTVGKAKGVLKNFLIEPFVPHAQEEEFYVCIYATREGDQVLFHHEGGVEVGDVDAKAQRLMVAVDDELSEGQVAEQLLEHVPDDKKEVLASFIVGLFKLYEDLYFTYLEINPLVVTQDGVYVLDMAAKIDATADFICKAKWGNVEFPPPFGREAYPEEAYIADLDAKSGASLKLTLLNPRGRIWTMVAGGGASVVYSDTICDLGGVDELANYGEYSGAPSEQQTYDYAKTILSLMTREKHPQGKVLIIGGSIANFTNVAATFKGIVRAIKDYQGPLKEHEVSIFVRRGGPNYQEGLRVMGEVGKTTGIPIHVFGTETHMTAIVGMALGHRPIPNLPPMDAHTANFLLNASSNTVTPATTRTASFSEAKTNNDVCPAKKSKAGLPAEAQASSGCSGAKATTLFSKHTKAIVWGMQTRAVQGMMDFDYVCSRDEPSVAAMVYPFTGDHKQKFYWGHKEILLPVYKNMADAMKKHPEVDVMISFASLRSAFDSTVEAIQYPQIHTIAIIAEGIPEAQTRKMIKMADEKGVTIIGPATVGGIKPGCFKIGNTGGMLDNILASKLYRPGSVAYVSRSGGMSNELNNIISRTTDGVYEGVAIGGDRYPGSTFMDHVLRYQDTPGIKMIVVLGEIGGTDEYKICQGIGERRITKPVVCWCIGTCATMFASEVQFGHAGACANQASETAVAKNQALRDAGAYVPKSFDELGDVIRTVYDELVANGTIVPAQEVPPPTVPMDYSWARELGLIRKPASFMTSICDERGQELIYAGMPITEVFKEEMGLGGVLGLLWFQRRLPRYACQFIEMCLMVTADHGPAVSGAHNTIVCARAGKDLISSLTSGLLTIGDRFGGALDAAAKQFSKAFDSGMLPMEFVNKMKKDGKLIMGIGHRVKSINNPDMRVQILKDFVKQHFPSTQLLDYALDVEKITTSKKPNLILNVDGFIGVAFVDLLRTCGGFTRDEADEFVEIGALNGIFVLGRSMGFIGHYLDQKRLKQGLYRHPWDDISYVLPEHMSM
- the aclyb gene encoding ATP-citrate synthase isoform X1; the encoded protein is MSAKAISEQTGKEFLYKYICASTAVQNRFRYASVTAETDWDCLTQEHPWLLTERLVVKPDQLIKRRGKLGLVGINLDLQGVKEWLKARIMKETTVGKAKGVLKNFLIEPFVPHAQEEEFYVCIYATREGDQVLFHHEGGVEVGDVDAKAQRLMVAVDDELSEGQVAEQLLEHVPDDKKEVLASFIVGLFKLYEDLYFTYLEINPLVVTQDGVYVLDMAAKIDATADFICKAKWGNVEFPPPFGREAYPEEAYIADLDAKSGASLKLTLLNPRGRIWTMVAGGGASVVYSDTICDLGGVDELANYGEYSGAPSEQQTYDYAKTILSLMTREKHPQGKVLIIGGSIANFTNVAATFKGIVRAIKDYQGPLKEHEVSIFVRRGGPNYQEGLRVMGEVGKTTGIPIHVFGTETHMTAIVGMALGHRPIPNLPPMDAHTANFLLNASSNTVTPATTRTASFSEAKTNNDVCPAKKSKAGLPADSLHSILWPLKNVVTGDWIEAQASSGCSGAKATTLFSKHTKAIVWGMQTRAVQGMMDFDYVCSRDEPSVAAMVYPFTGDHKQKFYWGHKEILLPVYKNMADAMKKHPEVDVMISFASLRSAFDSTVEAIQYPQIHTIAIIAEGIPEAQTRKMIKMADEKGVTIIGPATVGGIKPGCFKIGNTGGMLDNILASKLYRPGSVAYVSRSGGMSNELNNIISRTTDGVYEGVAIGGDRYPGSTFMDHVLRYQDTPGIKMIVVLGEIGGTDEYKICQGIGERRITKPVVCWCIGTCATMFASEVQFGHAGACANQASETAVAKNQALRDAGAYVPKSFDELGDVIRTVYDELVANGTIVPAQEVPPPTVPMDYSWARELGLIRKPASFMTSICDERGQELIYAGMPITEVFKEEMGLGGVLGLLWFQRRLPRYACQFIEMCLMVTADHGPAVSGAHNTIVCARAGKDLISSLTSGLLTIGDRFGGALDAAAKQFSKAFDSGMLPMEFVNKMKKDGKLIMGIGHRVKSINNPDMRVQILKDFVKQHFPSTQLLDYALDVEKITTSKKPNLILNVDGFIGVAFVDLLRTCGGFTRDEADEFVEIGALNGIFVLGRSMGFIGHYLDQKRLKQGLYRHPWDDISYVLPEHMSM